The following nucleotide sequence is from Mangifera indica cultivar Alphonso chromosome 1, CATAS_Mindica_2.1, whole genome shotgun sequence.
AATTATTTTACAGACAAACCGTACAGAATACATACAAAATACtcgtgtataaataaatatttgtatttttttaaaattatactgtAGAAAAGAAATCCGGGGGGCGGGGCATATAGGATGACTAAAGTTAAAGCCCACATGCAACTTCATTTCTTTCTATGGACCAACTTCGCGTTGTTTCgtagtatatttttaatttggttttattaaGATTGCGAAGAAAAATGTGAGAAAGGTGAACAGAAAATTTACCAAAAGATGCCGTGTGAAAAGTTGTCATTTTATCTTGAACACTTTTACTTCCAGAAATTACGGTTTTGCCCTTCCCGTCTCCAATGAGCATcacattctttttctttcttcccacCTTTAGTACGCTCTCTTCGTACCTAACAGGACATTAAACGGTGACAactgaataataaataatatttcaatatattaaaaatattttctaatattaaaataactcttaatttattcataaataaaaaacaactatgttttttaaatcaattttccaATTACCGCTTACTaaatctgaaaatatttttatcaactGAGAAATACTGAGGTAATTTACCTTCCTGCCCGCACGTAAATAATCGTCCGGCGTTCGCTGTTTTCTGGCACCTTTTTAATCGCCTCAGCAATCGTCTTAACCGTTCCATTTCCAGATTTCGACACGATTATATCGGCATGTATATCCGATAGAGGCAGAGCTAACAGTCTCCTATCCTTTCTACTCAACCATCTCGGAAGCTTGTCGCCATTTTCCGCCGATATATCGTTCTCAAGTAACCTCCTTCGGTTCTGTATCGGAATTCCCGAGAAATCGCCTCCATTAGTTGCAGCAAAAATCGCCAAACAATTACTCACCAGTTCGGATATGTCCTTCAATTTATCGGCCACCTGATCCTTAACGGCTCCGTCAACGTCGGAGAATCCATCCGTACACGTGTCTTGATTTGTCAGCGCCGCACTCAGCCACGTCACCACGTCTTCTCTTGCATACGCATTACCGTTACCTCCCGGTATCTGCACGATGGAGCCGAGTGAGCGCGTGAGGGCGTCCACGGAGTCGTCGAGGAGTTCCAAACACGCGTCGAAGGCCGACCGTACACGTGTGTCCATCTGCAGATAGGAGATCCCCGAAGTGGAATACAACGCCTTGCTGAGCTGCTGCAGCGTCATGTTGAAAGAAATGTGAACGAGGTCCTGCTCCGATGCGGTGAGTGAACCCGGGAAGTTGAGCAGCGAGTTGACGCAGATAGTCGGGTAGAGAGTCTTGCTACAAGTCCTCGAAATCGCCTGAGTCGGCTTGTGAGGGATTTTAGTGCCAGAGCCGGCCCGCGATTTCAAACCGACCACGAGAATGCCGGCTACGAGTGAAAGAATAATCAAAACGAGAGCCAAAGCGGAGATGAAAATAAGTTTCTTATCTCGCTTGCCTTTAGAGGGAACAGACGGAGCTGAGGCAACGTGATCTTGTTCGTGTAAAGGACGGCGGGAGGAGCCACCGGGCTCTGAGGGCTGAAGCCTGCCGTAGTCCATTGTTGCTTAATCTGAAAGCTGAAAAAGAATCTTTAGACAggaaatataagaataaaaaaattacttggaGAGGGGAGAAAGAGAGTGAGGGTAAGAGAGATATAAAAAGGAGGAGAAGGAAGAAGGAGGTTGGTGTGAAGTCAAATTCTATGAGGGAAATGGATATAGCTGGCCTCGacgaaaaacaaaaataaagagcactgaaattttcttcttctccttgttATTCAGTTAAGCAtgagttaaataaataattaaggaGGAGACTAAGCAGTGTTAAAATGTGTAATACAGTTGGTTAAGCATTTAATTTGAAGAATCCATGAAAGGGAAGTAAAAGCACTTGTAAACCAAAAGCAATTTTTACAACACAGCTTCTTTTGGTTTGGAAATGAATTAGATAACTGCCGTCACTTTCACGTCCAACTAGTTACTCCTTTTtcgaaatttaatatttaattatttgaaccTCCTTTAAACTTACATGGCGTTGCCTGATTGGTTGAATTGccatgaaattttattttaaaaaaggtgATTACTTAATTGAGTCGGCGTAACGAAATTacgaaattttatttaaaaaaaggtgATTACttaatgggatattaattaaaataggcacctGCATCTCcgtctaaacctttttcggcaataATTACtccgttttacctttttaagcaaaccaactgtttcattccaaaaatacccttcttctGATTTTTCAAACGCAACGCTTACGTTCCGCCGATTAATTCATtacttttcaataaaatcattaatattaaattatctgaaataaataaaatttataaattaaaaaagagatcaatatttataaattattttattcttatatataaaaaataatggatatataaaaaataatacgtttttctttaaattacctgtaatgaaaaatagatgaaattttatttttataaaataattgatttttatatataaaagataatagatatatttaaaacGATACCTTGTGcgttttattttcaaacagaTTGCGCTGAAGAGATGCAGGAAACAAAGAAAGGGGTGCTTTGAAACCTTGGGAAAAATTGAGAAAGGGTGCGGAAATGGTCgttaatttggaaaggggtgcagaAACTTAGcgaaaatttgagaaagggtgcggaaatggtggataatttggaaaggggtgcggcaaaccatcaaagggtgcggcaaaccgtgaaagggtgcgtggaaggtgTGAAAATTGCGGAAAAGGTGCAGCGgcaattgctgaaagggtgcggcaatggCTGAAAGGGTAcggcaatttctgaaagggtgcagcaGTTTCTAAAAGGGTGCGAAAATTACCGAAAGGGTATgttaatttctgaaagggtgcggtagTTTCTGAAATGGTGCGGCAATTGACAAAAAAAGTatggcaatttctgaaagggtgcgggaagtgtcaaaagggtgcgggaattattGAAAGGGTGCGGCCGTTTAtaaaagggtgcgagaattgcCGAAATGGTG
It contains:
- the LOC123194746 gene encoding probable pectinesterase/pectinesterase inhibitor 61, with amino-acid sequence MDYGRLQPSEPGGSSRRPLHEQDHVASAPSVPSKGKRDKKLIFISALALVLIILSLVAGILVVGLKSRAGSGTKIPHKPTQAISRTCSKTLYPTICVNSLLNFPGSLTASEQDLVHISFNMTLQQLSKALYSTSGISYLQMDTRVRSAFDACLELLDDSVDALTRSLGSIVQIPGGNGNAYAREDVVTWLSAALTNQDTCTDGFSDVDGAVKDQVADKLKDISELVSNCLAIFAATNGGDFSGIPIQNRRRLLENDISAENGDKLPRWLSRKDRRLLALPLSDIHADIIVSKSGNGTVKTIAEAIKKVPENSERRTIIYVRAGRYEESVLKVGRKKKNVMLIGDGKGKTVISGSKSVQDKMTTFHTASFAATGSGFIARDMTFENSAGPGKHQAVALRIGADHAVVYRCNIIGYQDSLYVHSNRQFFRESDIYGTVDFIFGNAAVVLQNCSIYARQPMANQKNTITAQNRKDPFQNTGISIHACRLYATPDLEASKGSFETYLGRPWKLYSRVVYMLTYMGDHINPKGWLEWNSTFALDTLYYGEYMNSGPGAAVGQRVNWPGYRVITSTVEANKFTVAQFISGSSWLPSTGVAFLAGLST